In a single window of the Coleofasciculus sp. FACHB-T130 genome:
- a CDS encoding phosphodiester glycosidase family protein, producing MPDRKQPNGCRKMLRRTFLFLVGLALAQFLTEFFSIPQNRSNFASLVRQLWEKAIALWESQNGVAQNPLPSSTPTPISSVSPEPLPSPTPKTSATPKPSQPSSKTKVNPAVAKGKPVQLTQKTVAGVSFYQTTIDLSDPETFITLGLANNATYANGPTVSNGDEPFAQLVARQKAAVVANGTFFDKSNQKWVMGNMVAAGRFLKYSRWENYGTTLGIKAGNQLEMITARTEGQPNWDQHWFSITCGPRLIKQGKISISPQSEGFADPHVLGVGYRTAIGFPANRKQLFLISFLASLSLQQEANIMKAIGCIEAMNLDGGASEALAHNGRILLPAGRNLTNVIVVYDTNYPAPSALKTSWQRFQAGDRPSIPL from the coding sequence ATGCCAGATCGAAAACAACCCAATGGTTGCCGTAAAATGCTGCGGCGCACTTTTTTATTTTTAGTAGGTTTGGCACTTGCTCAATTTTTAACCGAATTCTTCTCAATTCCCCAAAACCGCTCCAATTTTGCTAGTCTCGTTCGTCAGTTATGGGAGAAAGCGATCGCTTTATGGGAGTCTCAAAACGGGGTGGCTCAAAACCCTTTACCTAGCAGTACGCCAACACCAATAAGCAGCGTTTCTCCTGAGCCTTTACCTTCGCCAACTCCAAAAACCAGCGCCACGCCTAAACCATCTCAACCGTCCTCCAAAACCAAAGTAAATCCCGCTGTTGCCAAAGGAAAACCCGTGCAACTTACCCAAAAAACAGTGGCTGGGGTGTCTTTTTATCAAACCACGATTGACCTCTCTGACCCAGAAACTTTCATCACTCTGGGATTAGCAAATAATGCGACTTATGCCAACGGGCCAACGGTGAGCAATGGTGATGAACCTTTTGCCCAGTTGGTAGCGCGTCAGAAGGCTGCTGTGGTAGCCAATGGCACCTTTTTTGATAAAAGTAACCAGAAGTGGGTGATGGGTAACATGGTGGCGGCTGGCAGATTTCTTAAATACAGTCGCTGGGAAAATTATGGGACTACCTTGGGGATTAAAGCAGGTAATCAATTAGAAATGATTACCGCCCGAACAGAAGGACAGCCGAATTGGGATCAACACTGGTTTTCAATTACTTGCGGACCAAGACTGATTAAACAAGGAAAAATTTCTATCTCGCCGCAATCAGAAGGCTTTGCCGATCCTCATGTTCTCGGTGTAGGATATCGGACTGCGATTGGGTTTCCAGCGAATCGAAAACAGTTATTTTTAATTTCTTTTCTTGCTAGTCTATCTTTACAACAAGAAGCCAACATTATGAAAGCGATTGGCTGTATTGAAGCAATGAATTTGGATGGTGGTGCTTCAGAAGCTTTAGCCCATAATGGAAGAATTTTACTTCCCGCAGGACGGAACCTGACGAATGTAATTGTTGTTTATGACACTAATTATCCTGCTCCTTCAGCTTTGAAAACATCTTGGCAACGCTTTCAAGCAGGCGATCGCCCCTCGATTCCTTTATAG
- the psbQ gene encoding photosystem II protein PsbQ translates to MVSKNSMMARYRSILGLILVVVATFMISCGSATAATKSAPTYTAAQIEQIQQSLPGIQEQRDRLNTLQTFIQQRRWVDVGTFIHGPLGDLRRNMNRVADSLAPKDKQAARQAAKDLFSDLVRIDQAAKEADYQQAVTNFRSVLQEFDAFMNLIPKA, encoded by the coding sequence ATGGTTTCAAAAAATAGCATGATGGCACGTTATCGGTCTATTTTGGGTTTAATTTTGGTAGTGGTAGCCACATTTATGATTAGTTGCGGTAGTGCAACTGCGGCAACGAAATCGGCTCCTACTTACACGGCGGCTCAGATTGAGCAGATTCAGCAATCGCTTCCGGGAATTCAAGAACAGCGCGATCGCCTTAACACATTGCAAACCTTCATCCAACAACGGCGATGGGTAGATGTGGGTACATTTATTCACGGGCCACTAGGAGATTTGCGACGGAATATGAACCGTGTGGCAGATAGCTTGGCTCCTAAGGACAAACAGGCGGCGCGTCAAGCAGCAAAAGATTTGTTCAGCGATCTGGTCAGAATCGATCAGGCTGCGAAAGAGGCGGATTATCAGCAAGCGGTGACAAATTTCCGCTCTGTATTGCAAGAGTTCGACGCCTTTATGAACTTGATTCCGAAGGCATAG
- a CDS encoding DCC1-like thiol-disulfide oxidoreductase family protein, protein MTYHVIYDGNCNLCVTLVQLLESLDKGQMFQYIPMQDIEALKHFGITSQDCEMGMILIDADTPERRWQGSDAAEEIGRLLPMGSVFVDAYRALPGVKWMGDRTYEQIRDNRYTIFGKRSSTYQSSYPVSFCSTGCVTE, encoded by the coding sequence ATGACTTACCACGTAATTTATGACGGCAACTGTAATCTCTGTGTCACCCTTGTGCAATTGCTGGAAAGTTTAGATAAGGGGCAGATGTTTCAATACATCCCGATGCAAGATATAGAAGCCCTCAAACACTTTGGAATTACATCCCAAGATTGTGAAATGGGAATGATCTTGATTGATGCCGATACGCCTGAGAGACGGTGGCAGGGAAGTGATGCGGCAGAAGAAATTGGGCGATTGTTGCCAATGGGCAGCGTATTTGTGGATGCATATCGAGCTTTACCGGGGGTGAAGTGGATGGGCGATCGCACTTACGAACAAATCCGCGATAACCGTTACACGATTTTTGGCAAGCGTTCTTCCACTTATCAATCTAGTTATCCAGTTAGTTTTTGTTCTACGGGATGCGTTACGGAATAA
- a CDS encoding FAD-dependent oxidoreductase has product MSQVVIIGCGVVGAAIAYELSLIPGLTITVLDKQPPAQAATGAALGVLMGAISHKIKGNAWKMRQASIQRYETLIPELEALLDRQIPFNRQGILMLCFAGEDLSRWEKLVEIRHTQGWHLEIWDAAQLQSRCPQLSHEMSHEIVGAIYSPQDRQLDPVALTLALVDAAQLNGVTFKFGVTVLGEEATNTDIRHIQTTAGQVDVDWLIVAAGLGSTPLTASLKQPIDIRPVLGQALHLRLAQPMGRADFQPTITGNDVHIVPVTDTEYWVGATVEFPNNGDEIVADAALLEKVKQQAIAFCPSLAQSTILKTWSGLRPRPEGRPAPVIGLLPGYSNVLLATGHYRNGVLLAPATAQAIRELIMRSLNQDK; this is encoded by the coding sequence ATGAGTCAGGTTGTAATTATTGGATGCGGCGTTGTTGGGGCTGCGATCGCTTATGAACTCAGTTTAATTCCAGGGCTAACAATTACAGTCTTGGACAAGCAACCACCCGCACAAGCCGCCACTGGCGCTGCGTTGGGCGTCTTGATGGGCGCGATCAGTCACAAAATTAAGGGCAATGCCTGGAAAATGCGGCAGGCTAGCATCCAGCGCTATGAAACCCTGATTCCAGAGCTAGAAGCGCTTTTAGACCGTCAGATCCCCTTCAACCGCCAGGGAATTCTGATGCTCTGCTTTGCTGGTGAAGATTTATCTCGTTGGGAAAAACTGGTAGAAATTCGCCACACTCAAGGCTGGCACCTGGAAATTTGGGACGCCGCCCAACTCCAGTCTCGCTGTCCTCAGTTGAGTCATGAGATGAGTCATGAGATCGTCGGCGCGATTTATTCTCCCCAAGATCGGCAACTCGACCCGGTTGCTCTGACTTTAGCGCTGGTTGATGCTGCCCAACTCAACGGCGTTACCTTTAAATTTGGTGTTACCGTCTTAGGAGAGGAAGCAACAAATACGGACATTCGCCACATTCAAACAACCGCAGGGCAAGTTGATGTTGATTGGTTAATTGTGGCAGCGGGGCTTGGTTCCACCCCACTCACAGCGTCTTTAAAACAACCGATTGATATCCGCCCGGTATTGGGACAAGCGTTGCACTTGCGCCTAGCGCAGCCAATGGGGCGCGCAGATTTCCAGCCGACAATTACAGGCAATGATGTCCACATTGTGCCCGTAACGGACACAGAATACTGGGTTGGTGCGACGGTGGAGTTTCCCAATAATGGGGATGAGATAGTGGCAGATGCAGCACTTTTGGAGAAGGTGAAACAGCAAGCGATCGCGTTTTGCCCCAGCCTAGCCCAATCCACAATCCTTAAAACTTGGTCGGGATTGCGTCCCCGCCCTGAAGGACGCCCCGCCCCTGTTATCGGTCTTCTGCCCGGTTACAGCAATGTTCTTCTCGCCACAGGTCACTATCGCAACGGCGTTTTACTCGCACCCGCCACCGCTCAAGCGATTCGGGAACTGATTATGCGATCGCTCAATCAAGATAAATAA
- a CDS encoding alpha/beta fold hydrolase, which produces MSTNEQLIKIGSLEWFYREENPIGRSDNLPVLLLHGLPSQSYSWSGVMPGLAEKGYRAIAPDWIGFGFSAKPERRDFAYTPDTFINALAEFIQHLEIERFYLVVQGFLGSVGLQYALRHPDKIERLVILNTPVATTAKLPWKIQQLGLPFVGDMMTQDPLLVDRTLEGGSRYVIPDKDLDVYRRPYLKSSDAGRSLLYTVRNLQLQQSMAEIESGFQSWTQPTLIAWGMKDPWLPFTQAQQLASSIQRAEIMKMEEVGHYPQDHWSDKVSDAIQGFLRRQAIG; this is translated from the coding sequence GTGTCAACCAATGAGCAATTAATCAAGATCGGTTCCTTGGAATGGTTTTACCGGGAAGAGAATCCGATTGGTAGAAGTGATAACCTGCCAGTTCTGCTGCTGCACGGGTTGCCGTCGCAGAGTTATAGCTGGAGCGGGGTAATGCCCGGATTAGCAGAGAAAGGGTATAGAGCGATCGCGCCTGACTGGATTGGTTTTGGCTTCTCGGCGAAACCAGAGCGGCGGGACTTTGCGTATACACCCGATACCTTCATCAACGCACTAGCAGAATTCATCCAACACCTGGAAATCGAGCGATTCTATCTGGTTGTTCAGGGATTTTTGGGTTCTGTGGGACTCCAGTACGCCCTGCGTCATCCAGACAAAATCGAGCGCTTGGTTATCCTCAATACACCTGTGGCAACGACTGCCAAGCTGCCTTGGAAGATTCAACAACTGGGTCTGCCTTTTGTCGGCGATATGATGACGCAAGACCCGCTCTTGGTGGACAGAACCTTAGAAGGTGGTAGCCGCTACGTCATCCCAGATAAGGATTTAGACGTTTACCGCCGTCCCTACCTCAAAAGTTCGGATGCGGGGCGAAGTCTCCTGTACACCGTGCGGAATCTCCAGCTTCAGCAGTCGATGGCAGAAATAGAATCCGGTTTTCAAAGCTGGACGCAGCCAACTTTAATTGCCTGGGGGATGAAAGACCCCTGGCTTCCCTTCACTCAAGCGCAACAGCTGGCGAGTTCCATCCAGAGGGCAGAAATCATGAAGATGGAAGAAGTCGGGCATTATCCTCAAGACCATTGGTCGGACAAAGTCAGCGATGCGATTCAAGGGTTTCTGCGTCGTCAGGCAATTGGATAA
- a CDS encoding glycoside hydrolase family 3 N-terminal domain-containing protein has product MQMVILFKILKLFLAIALLFVAFNLRAPFLPSIKFYFFLGLIAINLALIFTEIKAFTPSKLKKKFLNKTILVIACLSLLTALTVEIRFNLLKQSLFHAKPSQIEKLGQHFIIGYRDLNEVKNLVSKKAIGGIFLTTRNIKNKTQEDIKQEISALQEIRRSQGLSPLWIATDQEGGVVSRLSPPLTRLPQLSKVISESANIEQAKEKVIKYAKTQASELSTIGINLNFAPVLDLNKGVINPNDKFSKIYKRAISSDKEVVEKFALLYCQTLEANGVRCTIKHFPGLGRVETDTHLESAELHTSVNELAQDDWVPFRTLMSNSQAFTMLGHAKLMAVDAEHPVSFSQKVISIIRNDWQQDGVLITDDFCMYAVYNSKDGLRNATVKAVNAGVDLILIAYDNDLYYEAMDALIKADNKHQLENELLIKSSNRLEQTKKALYGLPKGLPISGTNG; this is encoded by the coding sequence ATGCAAATGGTTATTTTATTTAAAATACTTAAATTATTTTTAGCGATCGCCCTTTTATTCGTTGCCTTTAATTTAAGAGCGCCTTTCCTCCCAAGCATAAAGTTTTATTTCTTTTTAGGTTTAATCGCAATCAATTTAGCTTTAATTTTTACTGAAATTAAAGCTTTTACCCCCTCGAAGCTTAAAAAAAAATTTCTGAATAAAACAATCCTCGTGATTGCTTGCCTAAGTCTTCTTACAGCTTTAACAGTTGAAATAAGATTTAACTTACTGAAACAAAGTCTATTCCATGCCAAACCATCCCAAATAGAAAAGCTAGGTCAGCACTTTATTATTGGCTATCGAGACTTGAATGAAGTCAAGAACCTAGTTTCTAAAAAAGCCATAGGCGGTATATTTCTTACAACCAGAAATATTAAAAATAAAACCCAAGAAGATATCAAGCAAGAAATTAGTGCTTTGCAGGAGATTCGCCGCAGTCAAGGTTTATCTCCTTTATGGATAGCGACCGATCAAGAAGGGGGTGTAGTATCTCGATTATCTCCCCCTCTAACCCGATTACCTCAATTATCAAAAGTTATTTCTGAGTCGGCAAATATAGAACAAGCAAAAGAGAAAGTCATCAAGTATGCCAAAACTCAGGCAAGTGAGCTATCTACAATTGGAATTAATCTAAATTTTGCCCCTGTGTTGGATTTAAACAAAGGAGTGATAAATCCAAACGATAAATTTTCTAAGATTTATAAACGAGCTATTTCATCTGATAAAGAAGTCGTTGAAAAATTTGCTTTGTTATATTGTCAGACGCTAGAAGCCAATGGAGTTAGATGTACGATTAAGCATTTTCCGGGATTGGGAAGAGTAGAGACTGACACCCATCTTGAAAGTGCAGAATTGCATACTTCCGTGAATGAATTAGCGCAGGATGATTGGGTACCCTTCCGGACATTAATGAGTAATTCTCAGGCTTTTACAATGCTGGGTCATGCTAAATTGATGGCGGTAGATGCTGAACATCCCGTCTCCTTTTCCCAGAAAGTAATCAGCATAATTAGAAATGATTGGCAACAAGATGGGGTTTTAATCACTGACGATTTTTGTATGTATGCAGTTTACAACAGTAAAGATGGTTTGAGAAATGCTACCGTCAAGGCGGTGAATGCCGGAGTTGATTTGATATTGATTGCTTACGATAATGATTTATATTATGAAGCGATGGATGCTTTAATCAAAGCTGATAATAAGCACCAATTAGAAAATGAACTGCTAATAAAAAGTAGCAACAGGTTAGAGCAAACCAAAAAGGCTCTCTATGGATTGCCCAAAGGGTTGCCGATAAGTGGAACAAACGGTTGA
- a CDS encoding NUDIX hydrolase, translated as MNLKSAQRYQQSAVIPYRIKNGKIEVLLITSSTGKRWVIPKGMIEPFMTPQTSAAKEAWEEAGIIGQVLPTLVGTYEYQKGGGTCQVEVFLMQVKTVLEVWPEASFRKRQWVSVKQAVKRVEEAELKRIFMTFADTLFTLQSPLE; from the coding sequence ATGAATCTAAAATCAGCCCAGCGTTATCAGCAGTCGGCGGTCATCCCCTATCGCATCAAAAACGGAAAAATCGAAGTTTTGTTGATCACTTCCTCAACAGGAAAACGCTGGGTGATTCCTAAAGGAATGATTGAGCCGTTTATGACCCCGCAAACTTCGGCAGCCAAAGAAGCCTGGGAAGAGGCGGGAATCATCGGTCAGGTGCTACCGACTTTGGTGGGGACTTACGAGTATCAAAAAGGGGGAGGCACCTGCCAGGTTGAGGTATTTTTAATGCAGGTGAAAACGGTGCTGGAAGTTTGGCCCGAAGCTAGCTTTAGAAAGCGACAGTGGGTGAGTGTGAAACAAGCGGTTAAGCGCGTTGAGGAAGCCGAACTCAAACGCATTTTCATGACTTTCGCCGATACCTTATTCACTCTACAATCACCTCTCGAATAG